In Pseudomonas fakonensis, one DNA window encodes the following:
- a CDS encoding fimbrial protein, protein MPTLKRLYTAISLLTLAGTAHAIPECTWDTTPGPLRYNIDLGETWVARDAPVGSMIGTIRTLPATELQGRGIRCDNDGSATLSFQASASAPLHPNPLPPVNGWDVNGKVIETGIPGVGLYVRLGFPFTGGASNAFTPVDDVGIPYQGEHSRDAGATPIEIRTLFASYTLIKTGTIPPGPQSFGKQIAHSQISNLGSALDIHVSGGVHQAQCTLKADAVSADPVQLGSHDLADFSGVGSTTQATDFHITLSDCEDNPAGSIARAFIRLEGARGSVPLLPGIGVFGLSSNSSASGIAIQLLRSDNSPMPLQQDEPVTPLVIGITRLDFKARYYQMDPRITPGLAEGALDFTISYR, encoded by the coding sequence ATGCCCACCCTCAAACGCCTGTACACAGCCATCAGCCTGCTGACCCTGGCCGGCACTGCCCATGCCATCCCCGAATGCACCTGGGATACCACCCCCGGCCCGCTGCGCTACAACATCGATCTCGGGGAAACCTGGGTCGCCCGCGACGCCCCGGTCGGCAGCATGATCGGTACCATTCGCACCCTGCCGGCCACCGAACTGCAAGGGCGCGGCATCCGTTGCGACAACGACGGCAGCGCCACCCTCAGCTTCCAGGCGTCCGCTAGCGCGCCCCTGCACCCCAACCCACTGCCACCGGTCAACGGCTGGGACGTCAATGGCAAGGTCATCGAAACCGGCATTCCCGGCGTTGGCCTGTATGTCCGCCTGGGCTTCCCCTTCACCGGCGGCGCCAGCAACGCCTTCACACCGGTGGATGACGTGGGCATTCCCTATCAGGGCGAGCACAGCCGCGATGCCGGCGCCACCCCCATCGAAATCAGGACGCTGTTCGCCAGTTACACGCTGATCAAGACCGGGACGATTCCTCCGGGGCCGCAAAGCTTCGGCAAACAGATTGCCCACAGCCAGATCAGCAACCTGGGCAGCGCCCTGGACATCCATGTCAGTGGCGGGGTGCACCAGGCGCAATGCACGCTGAAGGCCGATGCCGTCAGCGCCGACCCGGTGCAACTGGGCAGCCACGATCTGGCCGACTTCAGCGGTGTCGGCAGCACCACGCAGGCCACCGACTTCCACATCACCCTGAGCGACTGCGAGGACAACCCGGCCGGCAGCATCGCCCGCGCCTTCATACGCCTGGAAGGCGCGCGCGGCTCGGTGCCCTTGCTGCCCGGCATCGGCGTATTCGGCCTGAGCAGCAACTCCAGCGCCAGCGGTATCGCCATTCAACTGCTGCGCAGCGACAACAGCCCGATGCCGCTGCAGCAGGACGAGCCGGTTACCCCGTTGGTGATCGGCATCACCCGCCTGGACTTCAAGGCGCGCTACTACCAGATGGACCCTAGGATCACCCCTGGGCTGGCCGAAGGCGCGCTGGATTTCACCATCAGCTATCGCTGA
- a CDS encoding fimbria/pilus outer membrane usher protein: MRHANRRRLPPSRLRFAPLLALGGSCLLPVGQPAQADEPELKFHAGFMRQAPGQAPGDAELALQALAAHLPLAAGRYPVQVRVNLAHSGEHHLDFHAQGPGQGLAPCLSPALLAELGLRLERLQTPAEPDARCLDLAARLPGAEVVFDSARLQLDIAIPQAALRRDVAGSVAPERWDSGINAGFISYQASAQHSSRRGGPSHNQQDLYLNSGLNLGGWRLRSNQSLRQDPHGQRHWARSNTYAQTDLPGTWGTLTLGETFSNGEVFRSLPFKGVQLASDLGMLPDVLQSYAPVIRGVAQSRAKLEVLHNGYPIYSTFVAAGPYEIDDLGVGGGSGELEVVLTEADGQVRRFIQPYSSLGSLLRQGVWRYTAALGRYNPAGGVDDPKLWQATLARGIDWGTTLYGGVQGSDDYRAGLLGVGRDFGQYGAVSLDATQASSDLGQALGSVSGQSYAARYGKAFDTRTNLRFAGYRYSTEGYRDFDEAVAQRNADRHYAGNRRSRLEASVHQQLGLRSSLSLTLTQDDYWNNARQRRQYQFQFNTQHRNIGYNLFASQSLGRDTAHERMVGLSVSIPLGLGNSSSATFDLQRQGGRHNERASLSGSDLDNRLGYRAAISRDEQQRSNVELSASYQAAHANYGAGISQSRDRHNLSVNASGAVLAHAGGITLAPYLGETSALVEVPAVAGIGLENAPGARTNAKGYAVAPHLRPYRVNQLNLRTEQLGPEIELDNGTQAVVPRRGAIVKATFAARQVTRLILTLQHGDGQPLPFGTQVSDAQGNTLAIVGQGGQALIATGPEPQTLSLRWGKQGQQHCVLPIDPGQMQQRQGYHLQTLACPTT; the protein is encoded by the coding sequence ATGCGTCACGCCAACCGGCGTCGGCTCCCGCCGTCACGCCTTCGTTTTGCCCCGCTGCTGGCCTTGGGCGGCAGCTGCCTGCTGCCCGTCGGTCAGCCTGCCCAGGCCGACGAGCCTGAACTGAAGTTCCATGCCGGCTTCATGCGCCAGGCCCCTGGCCAGGCGCCGGGCGATGCCGAGCTTGCCTTGCAGGCGCTCGCCGCGCACCTGCCACTGGCCGCCGGGCGCTACCCGGTGCAGGTGCGGGTGAACCTGGCCCACAGTGGCGAACACCACCTGGACTTCCACGCACAAGGCCCCGGGCAGGGCCTTGCGCCGTGCCTGAGCCCGGCCCTGCTGGCCGAGCTGGGGCTGCGCCTGGAGCGCCTGCAAACCCCTGCCGAGCCCGACGCCCGCTGCCTGGACCTGGCTGCCCGCCTGCCCGGCGCCGAGGTGGTGTTCGACAGCGCCCGCCTGCAACTGGACATCGCCATCCCCCAGGCGGCGCTGCGCCGCGACGTGGCCGGCAGCGTCGCCCCCGAACGCTGGGACAGCGGCATCAATGCCGGCTTCATCAGCTACCAGGCCTCCGCCCAGCACAGCAGCCGCCGCGGCGGACCCAGCCACAACCAGCAGGACCTGTACCTGAACAGCGGCCTCAACCTCGGTGGCTGGCGCCTGCGCAGCAACCAGAGCCTGCGCCAGGACCCGCACGGCCAGCGCCACTGGGCGCGCAGCAACACCTACGCCCAGACCGACCTGCCCGGCACCTGGGGCACCCTGACCCTGGGCGAGACCTTCAGCAACGGCGAGGTGTTTCGCAGCCTGCCGTTCAAGGGCGTGCAGCTGGCCTCGGACCTGGGCATGCTGCCCGATGTGCTGCAAAGCTACGCCCCGGTGATCCGCGGCGTGGCCCAGAGCCGTGCCAAGCTCGAGGTGCTGCACAACGGCTACCCGATCTACAGCACCTTCGTTGCCGCCGGCCCCTACGAAATCGACGACCTGGGCGTGGGCGGCGGCAGTGGTGAGCTGGAGGTGGTGCTGACCGAGGCCGATGGCCAGGTACGGCGCTTCATCCAGCCCTATTCGAGCCTGGGCAGCCTGCTGCGCCAGGGGGTGTGGCGCTACACGGCGGCGCTGGGGCGCTACAACCCGGCCGGCGGCGTGGATGACCCCAAGCTGTGGCAAGCCACCCTGGCCCGCGGCATCGACTGGGGCACCACCCTGTATGGCGGGGTCCAGGGCAGTGACGACTATCGCGCCGGGCTGCTGGGCGTGGGCCGCGACTTCGGCCAGTACGGCGCCGTGTCGCTGGACGCCACCCAGGCCAGCAGCGACCTGGGCCAGGCCCTGGGCAGCGTCAGCGGGCAGAGCTACGCCGCCCGCTACGGCAAGGCCTTCGACACCCGCACCAACCTGCGCTTCGCCGGCTACCGCTACTCCACCGAGGGCTACCGCGATTTCGACGAAGCCGTGGCCCAGCGCAACGCCGACCGGCACTACGCCGGCAACCGCCGCAGCCGCCTGGAGGCCTCGGTGCACCAGCAGCTGGGCCTGCGCAGCTCGCTGAGCCTGACCCTGACCCAGGACGACTATTGGAACAACGCCCGCCAGCGTCGCCAGTACCAGTTCCAGTTCAATACCCAGCACCGCAACATCGGCTACAACCTGTTCGCCTCGCAGTCGCTCGGGCGCGACACCGCCCACGAGCGCATGGTCGGCCTGAGCGTGTCGATCCCGCTGGGGCTGGGCAACAGCTCCAGCGCCACCTTCGACCTGCAGCGCCAGGGCGGGCGCCACAACGAGCGCGCCAGCCTCAGCGGCAGCGACCTGGACAACCGCCTGGGCTATCGCGCTGCGATCAGCCGCGACGAACAGCAGCGCAGCAATGTTGAGCTGTCGGCCAGCTACCAGGCCGCACATGCCAACTACGGCGCAGGCATCAGCCAAAGCCGTGACCGGCACAACCTTTCGGTCAATGCCAGCGGCGCCGTGCTGGCCCATGCCGGCGGCATCACCCTGGCCCCCTACCTCGGCGAAACCAGCGCCCTGGTAGAGGTGCCGGCGGTCGCCGGCATCGGCCTGGAGAACGCCCCAGGCGCGCGCACCAACGCCAAAGGCTACGCCGTGGCGCCGCACCTGCGCCCGTACCGGGTCAATCAGCTCAACCTGCGCACCGAGCAGTTGGGGCCGGAAATCGAGCTGGATAACGGCACCCAGGCCGTGGTGCCGCGCCGCGGGGCCATCGTCAAGGCCACCTTCGCCGCCCGCCAGGTCACCCGCCTGATCCTCACCCTGCAGCACGGCGATGGCCAGCCGCTGCCGTTCGGCACCCAGGTCAGCGATGCCCAGGGCAACACCCTGGCCATCGTCGGCCAGGGCGGCCAGGCGCTGATTGCCACCGGCCCCGAACCCCAGACCCTGAGCCTGCGCTGGGGCAAACAGGGCCAGCAGCACTGCGTGCTGCCGATCGACCCCGGGCAGATGCAGCAGCGCCAGGGCTACCACCTGCAGACACTCGCCTGCCCCACCACCTGA